The sequence TATCGACGCCAGCAATAGCTTTCTGCTCCTTTGGCCCGAGGTAAAATGAAAGATTCCACGTTGTTTCTTTTGAAATCACTGGGCCTTCTAATATTGGAGCAATACGTTCCGGTTCAACTTTAAAATAACCGCGTTGAGCAAAATTATGAGCATCATGAATCATAGCTGTAGCGAAATATCTACTCGATGCACCAAACAACGTTGGCTGTTTCCATATTTCATCATCAAGCGTTCGCACTGACCGACTTCGTGCGTACTGCATAATCGGCTTATGTAGCTCTTGCACAATGCCACCAATCTGTTCATTACTAGAGTTTTCCGCAAGATAAGGCGAAACAAAGAATAGTCTCGCCTGAACCCCATCTCCATGCGGATCTATCGTTAAGGAAAGATCTAGCTGATGCTTATCTTTGTGGAGCGTAAAGAGCTTCGTAATAGCTCCTCGCTCACTGTGTCCGTGGTACTTGAGTACAACCTTCAGCTCATCTTCATCATGTGAGACAAGTTCATAGTAGAATGGTGTTTCTCTGTCGAGTGCAATTAAAAAAGGACTTTGTTCTTTCTCATAGAGTGTTAGGTCAGGAAGTGTTGCAAGCCATTGCGGATGCTGCGTATTGCCATGCCGAAAATCAGCTTTTCGTAGCGATGCGCCATAGGATGAAAATGTAAATCTTCCATAGCTGGTGATTACATCGGTAAGGGCTTCTTTTTGGGCCTTCCCGTCAGCAAAATCAATTTCCTTATTAACTGTAATTATCTCCTCCTGCTGCTCTGATTCAGGATTCGATGGGCCCATGAACATACTCAGCATCCAGTTAAGCGTGAATGCTGCCGCAGCAATAAATAAGATATCCTTTGTTTTTAAGGAAAAACGCTGAATCAACCATTGTCCTACAAAAAAAAGGCCGACCCACAATAAAATACTTGCTATATTCATTGATGAATACCCTTGCTAACGAGGATTATGAGGAAACTGTGCCCAATGATACCAAAGAAGCCCATAAGATACAATTTACAGAGCCAGTAAGTTTAGGTATAACTCACAAAGACGTTCGTGTTTTGCGTGCTTAGTTACCCATCTGTGCGTCCGGAGTATAAAGAAGAGTT is a genomic window of Candidatus Babeliales bacterium containing:
- the yidC gene encoding membrane protein insertase YidC; its protein translation is MNIASILLWVGLFFVGQWLIQRFSLKTKDILFIAAAAFTLNWMLSMFMGPSNPESEQQEEIITVNKEIDFADGKAQKEALTDVITSYGRFTFSSYGASLRKADFRHGNTQHPQWLATLPDLTLYEKEQSPFLIALDRETPFYYELVSHDEDELKVVLKYHGHSERGAITKLFTLHKDKHQLDLSLTIDPHGDGVQARLFFVSPYLAENSSNEQIGGIVQELHKPIMQYARSRSVRTLDDEIWKQPTLFGASSRYFATAMIHDAHNFAQRGYFKVEPERIAPILEGPVISKETTWNLSFYLGPKEQKAIAGVDKRLESLLNYGWLGFIAKPILKLLRWFNTRTHNFGWAIVLLTILFRLLLIPLSFSQQKTTSKIGNLKKKEEHIKRKYKNDPEKLQQEQMKLAQEQFGAMIGCLPSLLQMPIFFALASILRSSLALYKVPFLWIPDLSAPDPYYILPIATCLSMVLMPAPAGGGQARISALVMGLVFGAFSVSLSSGLVLYLALSTFVGVVSTLALKKLKFL